The genomic interval gctgaataccggcattctcccgctaaaaacgggagggttggcaagtatgctttgaatgtccatttcgcgtgctcgactctcattttcaagaggatatagtatccgaggtggtttaaaatacaaatccgtgttccacaatagaaaaaggagaaagtgtgaaagccaatgagccagcttgtacctaagttacagtcagagcgaaaaaaagatacgtcctgcactgcctctagttcttcactctaacgttcctcatccacaaatctttcatcctcgctcaaattaatggggtaatcgtcgctttgtcgctccaaatctctctcgctccattgtaaacaaaggaaaattgtgaggaatattaccttctgcgatgtcacgctacttccggtacaggcaaggctttttttatcagcgagcaaaagttgcgaactttatcgtcgattttctctactaaatcctttcagcaaaaatatggcaatattgtgaaatgatcaagtatgacacatagaatagatctgctattcccgtttaaataaaacaaattcatttcagtaggcctttaaagatcccCTGGGccaacccaccagctccaggcttggtcgttgccttagatcggacaaccagatgaccctgaaggtcccacggttAAACCTGGTGACaaagggagaccgtgctttctcagtgatggcacatAGGCTATGGAATAAGCTCCCTCTGAATATTAAGttcgccaccactctggactcttttagagcacagcttaaAACGCGCctctttaccgcagatgacttttgatttatgtgttcattgtgagtcttaaatgtttagtttagattcctttgtgtgtctcagtctctgttttttttttttttcctctactcgggctgcgccccgggctgatgtaacagttggttggggggcgcattaataaatgaaaataacataacatatgcatcaagtgttcattcaaggctaaggcaaaatatcgagatatatatcgtgtatcgtgacatggcctaaaaatatcgagatattaaaaaaaggccatatcgcccagccctaataccaAGTATAATATCAGTATAAGGTCGATACAGTGGTTTGATCAATATtttgtattgtatatattttgttattgttaaCAAACTCAGTAAAAAAGGAAGACTTTAAGGGTTTAAACCAAATTATTTAATTCAGAGgcatatttaaatattcaattgatattctacagtgtttcccataaactgccaagtgggggcgtggctatgggcgtggtcaccatgacatcgagtaatttgcataatttactacaatgatatgattttctctaaaaaggctcaaaaatgtatacttactaattaataataacagttttgttttaaacgtccatccatccatccatccattttacaatataattataaataaatgataaatgggttatacttgtatagcgcttttctaccttcaaggtactcaaagcgctttgacagtatttccacatttacccattcacacacacattcacacactgatggcgggagctgccatgcaaggcgctaaccagcagccatcagaggcaaagggtgaagtgtcttgcccaaggacacaacggacgtgactaggaaggtagaaggtgggtacatatttatatacagatttgaacaataagtcgttcactgaaatatatttattaattgtggttcttacaaaaaatatatcttataaaatataaaagctaaaatgtctcttaaagctctgcccctttaattagtgcatactaaataatttaactttagcctactactacaaccatattatttaccagcaacataaagtgaaacagaagcagaggtgtcctgccacagtcagtaacaaataaacagaaaacagtagtggtcaaatacaaataaggcaacaagagaagtatcctacacttctcttttgtaaagtaaatctgaacagcctatatgggcatctacatctactatatgatttgcctgagaagctggacaggacaaaaaaaaaataaaatataatattttattttattttattttttatttgtggcggacgtaattctttcaagcgggccgccacaaataaattaatgtgtgggaaacactgttctaacaccaccatcctgtgtttttgtgtgATTATGATTGCAAACAAAAATTTCattattcaatgatcttgaaatatGTAAATACCAGTATCCACATTGGTATGACCGATTTTTGTGTTGTTCGCCATTGTCAAACGATACCAACTTGTCAgggtacgtcctcatccttctactatccaggtgagaggcacgattCATGATCTGGAATAATCTTTCACCAGCGAGGAAGGAGCTCACCAGCCGGTGATGTCAACATAGACACACAAGCTATAAATAGAatgtgatttaaaaatatatatccatcgtcatgtcttttataatgattgtgaacgatagaaaaaaatccccaaaaaagtgcagttcccctctaaattccagtgattagatttaagacttgaagtctatgagcatgaagtgatgaagcctacttggatgagaggacaaacgtcttctaagacaaagtgaacagtccagttgtgatggattgaatgccctgagaataaaatgatttgtggatgttgtgcttacttggactgtgatgaagctgtgaggactcaggtggtttgtcttcatgctcttcagtcttcacagagacaacagtcagtggaaacttggtgacatcatcctcctcctgccctagaagacactctccctcctgagtgatccacacttcctcctcttcctctttaatgtgggtgggctgtggatcctcctcttcctctttaatgtgggggggctgctggacgtctgttgggtaaataaataagtaaataagataaagAGAGAATATAAATAGGTTTGGACTGACTGACAGTGTTGACACAATGACGTTATTTGTGTTCTTtcgtgtgttgtgttaaaagtgtgtagcaaaacaactaataaaaacaaGGGAAATACCTCCTTTTTCCTCAAATTAATGCAAAAGTGGCACAGTGAGTACAGAAACAGACTTGGAAATTGGATAGGGGgcaatttgaaaagtttttataAGTACGAGGCAACATTGATTGAGGCATTTTGAACTTCACTgatgtaaagtgtgtaaatattttattCTGTATATGGTCCATTGCACCTGCTCTTTATCTCTAAACTTAACCATAATCTTTTAATGACATAGTCATTACCATAACTTCAatatcatggaaataaaaaaaatctaattccaaaattacttaaaaacattcatggtatgtttttgtcatcatgcaaaatacttttttgtgatcattttgttggctgggccaaAAGGAACTTTTACCAAAAACATGGTCTATGTGGTGttttatggagtatctccatcaacaattcctctttaggaattggagaccatctatgacacgctgaaggaaagtcagtcacctttatgttcttttaataaatcaagtgttgactactttggttattggaaataaatgtttacttttacttattgatgcatgtaggtcagaatcaggaagtgaaattatTAGATTTGATTacagtataaaatgtatttagtgagtgtgtgagttttgtgtaaacatgttgatacatgtttacatcttcttggggactggaacacagatatgtcctgaaaggatgcacccatttttaaaacattCACTAAGCTGTGCCACCAACATTGCCTCACTTAGCTCATTAAGCAAACTACCAGGGTGACTGAGTCCTTTTAAACCATCATAGACCTCGTTGTtacttctgaccagtctaagatcacCACAAGTGGAACTACTGTATGCGGCTTAAGTGATCATTCAATGATTTTCTGTACCCGTAAAAAACATAGAACTGAGGCTGACAGCCACAAAACAAACGAAGCTAGAATCCTCAAGACCTAGACTAGCAAGGCTTTCAATGACAAACTGGCACATTAAGACTCGCCCGGTACTTGCAAGTACACAGGTCTTTGGGTCAATTCCTAACCTCAGAAAAGTAGATAGCTTTACAGTCAAAGTGGGTGACAAtattataacaaacaaaaatgagattACCAATTATGGCTGCATCGTAGAGACTAATCTCTCCAGTGAAAAAATTACTACTAAGGTAGTCAAAGAATCAACCGACAAATTCTGTTCTTACATAGTAGTACTACTCATACGGGTAGTATTGCACTTAAGACTCTAACACAAGCGCTCCTTTAACCCCACTTTGAGTACAGAGTACATGTTTGGTACCGTGACGCCTTAAAATCCCCGAAAAACAAACTCCAGACAGCCCAAAACAAAATGATTGGGCTTCTACTCAACCGTCCATCTCACCTTTCCTTAACGTGGGGAGGCTCTTGGTGGCCGACAGAGTACATCTTCTTGCAGTTGGTCTGGTGTATGAGATACACCACTAAGATACCCATGTACCTGTCTAGATACTTCAAAATATATTCACCATTATAACACCAGAGGTAGTTGTACAAATTACATTCAACCCAGATCTCACTCCAAAAAAGGTTCCAATTTGTTTGCCTGCTATACCACCAAATTGTGGAACTCCCTTCCTTCCAAGTCGCTTTGAAAAGACATTACAGGTTTCAGCTACTCGTAACTGGGAATATACAAAGccttttacttttattttcattgACTTTCTTGCAGTATTTTTGTCTACTTTCTACATAGTACTGTGTTCTGTgtgagtttaaaaaatatatttcaactgaaaccatctcaggctttcttgtagcagtgaatgtgtaccgtgatGAAACTGTACCTTTTCCTACGCAAACTTCTCATaactccttcaatcaatcaatcacacattgttacaaactgagaggaacatcaactgtCTTgtttacttcacttcacttaaaagggaaccacactttttaaatttattttgcctatcaagaacacacgttttttctttgttatgcattttaaatagtaaataaatacgatcaaaagtctgcttacaataaaGGCTATTAGAGTCGCACTATTCTGCCTACAAAGAACTtaaaacacatccaaacacctccattaaggttttatgtacatgcaGCAGGTTTATATGTCATTTTTTAaaagatgtaatatttacagatTTTTGCTCATTAGCacattcattttaaaaatgcatcacaacgcttgctgttttttttaacaacatcactgaatattacacactgcagacttcatgagagccaacaaacataataaaacatcacttactgtacaaggtctgctgtcactatgacgaagactgatagaatcttgttatattctcgtttagatgaagaatgactcataattgtCGCACAGAAAAGGTGGTGAAGcctagcgtctttttgtgtcgtttgccattgccgggtctaaattggctgtcaaacaataccaacttgtcagagtacgtcctcatccttcgactatccaggtgagaggcacgcTTCATGATCTGGAATAATCTTTCACCAGCACAGAGGTGAGGAAGGAGCTCACCAGCCGGTGATGTCAACATAGACACAcaaactataaatagtttgtctgcgttagcacttataataacaatatcactaatacttgcttggtattcaagccacaaaatgcaaatggagtattgttggcactttttagaTGGTTTTAGAGGACccccccattggctccattgcaagtggacttttattttatatttatgagttagaatgtgatttaaaaatatatatatatccatcgtcatgtcttttataatgatcaaGAAAGATtgaaaaaattcccccaaaaagtgcagttcccttctaAATTCCAATGATtagatttaaataataataataaaaaggaaGCCTAAGTCTAAGTTAAGACTTGAAGCCTATGAGCaggaagtgatgaagcctacttggatgagaggacaaacgtcttctaagacaaagtgaacagtccagttgtgatggattgaatgccctgaatataaaatgatatgtggatgttgtgcttacttggactgtgatgaagctgtgaggactcaggtggtttgtcttcatgctcttcagtcttcacagagacaacagtcagtagaaacttggtgacatcatcctcctcctgccctagaagacactctccctcttgAGTGATgcacacttcctcctcttcctctttaacgtggggtggctgtggatcctcctcttcctctttaatgtgggggggccgtggatcctcctcttcctctttaatgttggGGGGCTGCTGGatgtctgttgggtaaataagtaaatacaattAAGAGAGAATagaaatagttttggactgacactgttaacacaatgacatgatttgtgttcctttgtgtgttgtgttaaaagtatGTAGCAAAACAACCCATAAAAACGCGGGAAATACCTCCTTTTGTTAACACCAGAGGTAGTTGTACAAGTCACATTCAACCCAGATCTCACTCCAAAAAAGGTTCTAATTTGTTTGCCTGCTATACCACCAACATGTGGAACTCCCTATCAAAAAGAAAAGGCATTACAGGTTGCGGCTACTTGTAACTGGGAATGTACAAAGCCTTTTAcctattttaaattatattttatttacttgcagtgtatttgtattttaaatgctACTTTCTACCTAGTACTGTgtgagttaaaaaaatatttctgaaaccatctcaggctttcttgtagcagtgaatgtgtaccgtgatgaaactgtaccctttcctatgcaaacttctcataagtccttcaatcaatcaatcacacattgttacaaagtaagaggaacatcaacctcaaactgtctcgttttcatgaagaatctaaatcaaccattgcatcatccccacaagacaaagcaccttcctattgaagaaaagtgttaataatgaaatacaaagttagtaaagatgtgagagtaagaagtaaacaaacctgttctgtgtaacacaacttgatgtttcttgaaaacagcgtccataagttgatgttgtcgctccttctcctcttttgttggacaaagttcctcctcatactttgctatcgttctttcgcacattttcacacaatcacaacactttacactcacatttgatctctacttagcgatgtgttgataacgtccgcgtctctttgttagcagctaacaagctaagctaactagcaagctaagctagcacataaagtgcgctcagactaatgtatccggatacaaacaatgTTTCATCTATTACACGACATATATGCGTACATGTATGCACTAAATACAAATAGAGAAACAATAATGGCCAGTGGTCACGTTTAGGCCTTCTCTGTCAAACGCCATTTTGCTTTTTACTCCTTCGTCTTCTTTggatttccagcagactagtagagcatcttaggcctccacagcttcttaacgggacttcttcgtcctgtcctatggtccatactacattctacagtacagGAGGTCGCGCTAGCAACATTTCAATGGACCACTTCCAAGTTGGCTTCGTCGTTCTTCTTTTTTCTGTTTAATGGCGGTTAGGGTACATGGAGGCACTAGGACCGCGCTCTGTGGTCGCAGGAAGAgcgagtaacccctggctgcagcccgcagatcgaggaggggcttattttccctcaatgtgggcgggtctcaacgttgagcccgcgggctccatctggtggcggagatccggcagcacacattctcaaacgtcaataaagctacttttaacttgtcaaatgtatttttttaccatgaaaaaacaatacaatatatatatatatatatatatatatatatatatatatatatatatatatatacatatatatatatttgcaaatatttgtattgaattttacagttaaaatcacatttaacagtcatactttggtcacgcaaaaccttcatacaatcgcacatccactcatacccactcacacgcacacttgaggagagaggtgcacttaaacttgaacaattcaaggtttacagtataaacagtattagaaaagatacccagatattgtatatatatatatatatatatatatatacatatatatatatatatatatatatatatatatatatatatatatatatatatatatatatatatatatccatcccgctctggctcaggatcagctacaggctatccagaccatagtggatgaacattcctcggcatcaaggatcctcaggaagtgatcccaagatcacctctcgaggacctctccaccgttcacacttaaaaaagaaaaggaaaggaaagtcacagaagttgatcagatgtaaaacaatacaaaataaaaagacacaataaataaataaataagcaagtaaaccgtggcaaggccatatcagaagtaacaaaaaaaaacacaataatagtgtaggatcaatacagaaaataatgaagataataaaaaaggaatacaactacaaaaaagatggcagatacatttgacaagttaaaagtaggaatgtctaagtctatcaaatacattaaccttttttcatactatggtttatatatatatattattgttttttcatggtaaaaaaatacatttgacaagttaaaagtagctttattgacgtttgagaatgtgtgctgccggatctccgccaccagatggagcccgcgggctcaacgttgagacccgcccacattgagggaaaataagcccctcctcgatctgcgggctgcagccaggggcacttgggaAGAGCAGCAGAAACAAGTTCCCCTGGCTGCAGAtcgaggggcttattttccctaaatgtgcgatctgcaggctgcagtcaggggttactcaacacatgcacatatggcaccagtgatgcgtttacagccacacaaaaagtcagacaactccatcaccacacataaagtgtaattccaggtcgttacactatgatttaccaatcaaatgtgtgcttattctagtgtcatttattaggaatcttaatttataaatattaatcatgaaatgctgttactatattaaataaatacttataaaaatatattttttacaaacatgaagttgcaggaatgtacacatgatcccctgcttacatctcattgtgcaacatgtgaatgttttaat from Entelurus aequoreus isolate RoL-2023_Sb linkage group LG14, RoL_Eaeq_v1.1, whole genome shotgun sequence carries:
- the LOC133664587 gene encoding cilia- and flagella-associated protein 251-like isoform X9, producing MCERTIAKYEEELCPTKEEKERQHQLMDAVFKKHQVVLHRTDIQQPPNIKEEEEDPRPPHIKEEEEDPQPPHVKEEEEEVCITQEGECLLGQEEDDVTKFLLTVVSVKTEEHEDKPPESSQLHHSPNVQQPPHIKEEEEDPQPTHIKEEEEEVWITQEGECLLGQEEDDVTKFPLTVVSVKTEEHEDKPPESSQLHHSPTCVSMLTSPAGELLPRW
- the LOC133664587 gene encoding cilia- and flagella-associated protein 251-like isoform X10, translating into MCERTIAKYEEELCPTKEEKERQHQLMDAVFKKHQVVLHRTDIQQPPNIKEEEEDPRPPHIKEEEEDPQPPHVKEEEEEVCITQEGECLLGQEEDDVTKFLLTVVSVKTEEHEDKPPESSQLHHSPNVQQPPHIKEEEEDPQPTHIKEEEEEVWITQEGECLLGQEEDDVTKFPLTVVSVKTEEHEDKPPESSQLHHSPSLTVGPSGSSGCPI